From Streptomyces yatensis, one genomic window encodes:
- the htpG gene encoding molecular chaperone HtpG, with protein sequence MTTGVETFEFQVEARQLLQLMIHSIYSNKDVFLRELISNASDALDRLRLESLRDGNLQADTSDLHIAIEVDKESRTLTVRDNGIGMSHDGVVELIGTIANSGTATFLKELRESKDAAASADLIGQFGVGFYSSFMVADEVTLLTRHAGESQGTRWVSSGEGTYTLEPADDAPQGTSVTLKLKPEDTEDHLYDYASPWKIREIIKQHSDFITWPIRMAPAQAPVTTDGTDEAEQGEEKVPELETVNSMKALWARPKDEVTDEEYHEFYKHISHDWVDPLETIRMQAEGTFEYQSLLFIPARAPQDLYMQDRKRGVQLYVKRVFIMDDCEALMPEYLRFVKGVVDAADLSLNVSRETLQQDRQIQLMRRRLVKKVLSTVKDFMSSDAERYATFWTEFGRVLKEGLLSDLENREAILEVCSFATTHDAEQPTTLRGYTERMKDGQEHIYYMTGESRSIVESSPHMEAFRDKGFEVLLLTDPIDELWVDAVPEFEGKQLRSIAKGQVDLDSQDEKDEEAEAEREQRQKDFAELLSWMTTALSEQVKEVRLSTRLTTSPACIVGDTFDVTPALENIYRSMGQNLPQIKRILELNPTHPLVSGLRKAHGERKDDSGLAETAELLYSMALLAEGGELSDPSRFIKLVAERVQQTL encoded by the coding sequence TTGACTACAGGGGTCGAGACTTTCGAGTTTCAGGTCGAGGCGCGGCAGCTTCTGCAGTTGATGATCCATTCGATCTACTCGAACAAGGACGTCTTCCTGCGCGAGCTCATCTCCAACGCCTCCGACGCGCTGGACAGACTGCGGCTCGAATCGCTCCGCGACGGAAACCTTCAGGCGGACACCTCTGATCTCCATATCGCCATTGAGGTCGACAAGGAGTCCCGCACGCTGACCGTTCGCGACAACGGCATCGGCATGTCGCATGACGGAGTCGTGGAGCTCATCGGCACGATCGCGAACTCCGGCACCGCCACATTCCTCAAGGAGCTGCGGGAGTCGAAGGACGCGGCCGCTTCCGCGGACCTGATCGGGCAGTTCGGAGTGGGTTTCTACTCCAGCTTCATGGTGGCAGACGAGGTGACCCTGCTGACCCGTCACGCCGGGGAGAGCCAGGGCACCCGCTGGGTCTCCAGCGGTGAGGGCACCTACACCCTCGAACCGGCCGACGACGCGCCCCAGGGCACCTCCGTCACGCTGAAGCTCAAGCCGGAGGACACCGAGGACCATCTCTACGACTACGCCTCGCCCTGGAAGATCCGGGAAATCATCAAGCAGCACTCGGACTTCATCACCTGGCCCATCCGGATGGCCCCCGCCCAGGCCCCGGTCACGACGGACGGGACGGACGAGGCCGAGCAGGGCGAGGAGAAGGTGCCCGAGCTCGAGACCGTCAACTCGATGAAGGCGCTGTGGGCCCGTCCCAAGGACGAGGTCACCGACGAGGAATACCACGAGTTCTACAAGCACATCAGCCACGACTGGGTCGATCCGCTCGAGACCATCCGCATGCAGGCGGAGGGCACCTTCGAATACCAGTCGCTGCTCTTCATTCCGGCCCGCGCGCCGCAGGACCTGTATATGCAGGACCGCAAGCGGGGTGTGCAGCTCTATGTCAAGCGCGTCTTCATCATGGACGACTGCGAAGCGCTGATGCCGGAATATCTCCGCTTCGTCAAGGGCGTGGTGGACGCCGCGGACCTCTCGCTGAACGTCTCGCGGGAAACCCTTCAGCAGGACCGCCAGATTCAGCTGATGCGGCGTCGCCTGGTGAAGAAGGTGCTCTCGACGGTGAAGGACTTCATGTCCTCCGACGCGGAGCGCTACGCGACCTTCTGGACGGAATTCGGCCGCGTTCTCAAGGAAGGTCTCCTCAGCGACCTGGAGAACCGCGAGGCGATCCTCGAGGTGTGTTCGTTCGCCACGACGCATGACGCCGAGCAGCCGACCACGCTGCGCGGCTACACCGAGCGCATGAAGGACGGGCAGGAGCACATCTACTACATGACGGGCGAGTCCCGCTCGATCGTGGAGAGCTCGCCCCATATGGAGGCGTTCCGGGACAAGGGCTTCGAGGTGCTCCTCCTCACCGACCCCATCGACGAGCTGTGGGTCGACGCCGTACCGGAGTTCGAGGGCAAGCAGCTGCGTTCCATCGCCAAGGGGCAGGTCGACCTCGACTCCCAGGACGAGAAGGACGAGGAGGCGGAGGCCGAGCGGGAGCAGCGGCAGAAGGACTTCGCCGAGCTGCTCTCCTGGATGACGACGGCGCTGAGCGAGCAGGTCAAGGAGGTGCGGCTGTCCACGCGGCTGACCACCTCCCCGGCCTGCATCGTGGGTGACACCTTCGATGTCACCCCGGCCCTGGAGAACATCTATCGCTCCATGGGCCAGAACCTGCCCCAGATCAAGCGCATTCTGGAGCTGAACCCCACCCATCCGCTGGTCAGCGGGTTGCGCAAGGCCCATGGTGAGCGCAAGGACGACAGCGGTCTCGCGGAGACGGCCGAGCTGCTCTACAGCATGGCGCTGCTCGCCGAGGGCGGTGAGCTGAGCGATCCGTCGCGCTTCATCAAGCTGGTGGCGGAGCGGGTGCAGCAGACGCTGTAA
- a CDS encoding nitroreductase family deazaflavin-dependent oxidoreductase: MPLQGEYEPSPEKFVRDQVELFESSGGTEGTTMRGMPVVVLTTRGAKSGKIRKTPLMRVEHNGTYAVVASLGGSPKHPVWYFNVLGDPRVELQDGPVRQDMTAREVTGEEKALWWERAVEAYPDYADYQTKTDRQIPVFVLEPTPAGH, encoded by the coding sequence ATGCCGTTGCAGGGTGAGTACGAGCCGAGCCCGGAGAAGTTCGTACGGGATCAGGTCGAGCTCTTCGAGAGCTCCGGTGGCACCGAGGGAACGACCATGCGGGGCATGCCCGTGGTCGTCCTGACCACGCGGGGCGCGAAGAGCGGAAAGATCCGCAAGACCCCGCTGATGCGGGTGGAGCACAACGGCACCTACGCCGTCGTCGCCTCGCTGGGCGGCTCCCCCAAACATCCGGTCTGGTACTTCAACGTCCTGGGTGACCCCCGGGTCGAGCTGCAGGACGGCCCGGTGCGGCAGGACATGACCGCGCGCGAGGTCACGGGCGAGGAGAAGGCCCTGTGGTGGGAGCGCGCGGTCGAGGCGTACCCGGACTACGCGGATTACCAGACGAAGACCGACCGCCAGATCCCGGTCTTCGTCCTGGAGCCGACGCCCGCCGGGCACTGA
- a CDS encoding dienelactone hydrolase family protein: MPDAPKPTGSSARQNVTFPSAGTTAHGYLALPPSGQGPGVIVIQEWWGLDHHIADVTDRLAREGFVALAPDLYGGSVAHDAEEAHRMMAELPVERGVELLSGAVGHLLARPEVTSATVGAVGFCMGGGFVLYLAATDARVGAAVPFYGVIQGDLPDFSGLRADILGHFGENDNAVPLDGLERLRLAIQEQSGVEPDFRVHPAGHAFFNDERPSYHAESAASAWRSTVDFLHQRLG, from the coding sequence ATGCCCGACGCCCCGAAACCGACCGGCTCCTCCGCCCGTCAAAACGTCACCTTCCCCAGCGCGGGCACCACCGCCCACGGCTATCTGGCGCTGCCGCCCTCCGGGCAGGGGCCCGGAGTGATCGTCATTCAGGAGTGGTGGGGCCTGGACCACCACATCGCCGATGTCACCGACCGGCTGGCCCGCGAGGGCTTCGTCGCGCTGGCGCCCGATCTGTACGGGGGCAGCGTCGCCCATGACGCCGAAGAGGCCCACCGGATGATGGCGGAGCTGCCGGTGGAGCGCGGCGTCGAACTGCTCTCCGGGGCGGTCGGCCATCTCCTCGCCCGGCCCGAGGTCACCTCCGCCACCGTGGGGGCGGTCGGGTTCTGCATGGGCGGTGGCTTCGTGCTGTATCTGGCCGCCACCGATGCCCGGGTCGGCGCGGCGGTGCCCTTCTACGGTGTCATTCAGGGCGACCTGCCGGACTTCTCGGGGCTGCGGGCCGACATCCTGGGCCATTTCGGGGAGAACGACAATGCTGTACCGCTGGACGGTCTGGAGCGGCTGCGCCTGGCCATCCAGGAGCAGTCCGGCGTGGAGCCGGATTTCCGGGTCCATCCCGCCGGTCACGCCTTCTTCAATGACGAGCGGCCGTCCTATCACGCGGAATCCGCCGCGTCGGCGTGGCGGAGCACGGTGGACTTCCTGCACCAGCGGCTGGGCTGA
- a CDS encoding Rieske 2Fe-2S domain-containing protein: MRVTGLGHAGLFIETAAGSVLCDPWVNPAFFGSWFPFPDNTDLDWAHYGRAADYLYVSHLHRDHFDAENLRRTVRKNVTVLLPAFATDELERELRALGFTNFLHTRTGTPVERDGLRIMITALTGPGDGPIGDSALSLDDGDTVLLNQNDAHPLDIAAIREFGEVDAYFVQFSGAIWYPMVYQLPDSAKKEFAARKRQGQFDRALRYIDAVEAKHVFPNAGPPCFLDDELFEHNGTGRDGTSIFVDQLEFLRQLGRARPEVRARLLLPGTVAEPEDTACKLTHRYTESEIEHIFGEKRAYLRDFARRQQPVLAAERASRSPALPRERLLAELKQWWEPLLTRADRICAGVGGPARLDVGEVPIVIDFPAREVRLWDGERCRYTLSTSADLVATNIERREVDWSNSLLLSMRFTASRIGPYNEFLYVFFKCLSMERIEYVENYYDSCQDDGQDIELDGWRVQRRCPHLRADLSRFGQIEGEVLTCTLHGWRYDLSTGRCLTSDGHDIRASPTSSPAAGS, from the coding sequence ATGCGCGTGACCGGACTTGGGCATGCTGGACTGTTCATCGAAACCGCGGCGGGGTCGGTGCTCTGCGATCCATGGGTGAATCCCGCCTTCTTCGGCTCGTGGTTCCCGTTCCCGGACAACACCGATCTGGACTGGGCGCACTATGGGCGCGCTGCGGACTATCTGTACGTCTCCCATCTGCACCGCGACCACTTCGACGCGGAGAATCTGCGCCGGACCGTGCGCAAGAACGTCACCGTGCTGCTTCCGGCCTTCGCCACCGATGAGCTGGAACGCGAGCTGAGAGCGCTCGGCTTCACGAACTTCCTCCACACCCGCACGGGCACACCGGTCGAGCGCGACGGCCTGCGCATCATGATCACCGCGCTGACCGGCCCCGGGGACGGCCCCATCGGCGACTCGGCACTTTCGCTGGACGACGGCGATACGGTGCTGCTCAACCAGAACGACGCCCATCCGCTGGACATCGCGGCGATCCGGGAGTTCGGCGAGGTGGACGCCTACTTCGTCCAGTTCTCCGGGGCGATCTGGTATCCGATGGTGTACCAACTGCCGGACTCCGCCAAGAAGGAGTTCGCCGCGCGCAAGCGGCAGGGGCAGTTCGACCGGGCGCTGCGCTATATCGACGCGGTGGAGGCCAAGCATGTGTTCCCCAACGCGGGCCCGCCGTGCTTCCTCGACGACGAGCTCTTCGAGCACAACGGCACCGGCCGGGACGGGACAAGCATCTTCGTGGACCAGCTGGAGTTCCTGCGCCAGCTGGGCCGGGCGCGCCCGGAGGTGAGGGCACGGCTGCTGCTGCCGGGGACGGTGGCGGAGCCGGAGGACACCGCGTGCAAGCTCACCCACCGCTACACCGAGTCGGAGATCGAGCACATCTTCGGCGAGAAGCGCGCGTATCTGCGGGACTTCGCCCGGCGGCAGCAGCCCGTGCTCGCCGCCGAGCGCGCCTCGCGGTCTCCGGCACTGCCGCGCGAGCGGCTGCTGGCCGAGCTGAAGCAGTGGTGGGAACCGCTGTTGACCCGGGCCGACCGGATCTGCGCGGGCGTCGGCGGCCCGGCGCGCCTGGACGTGGGCGAGGTGCCGATCGTGATCGACTTCCCGGCGCGGGAGGTCCGTCTCTGGGACGGTGAGCGCTGCCGCTACACGCTGTCCACCTCGGCCGATCTGGTGGCCACCAACATCGAGCGGCGCGAGGTGGACTGGTCCAACAGCCTGCTGCTGTCGATGCGGTTCACCGCCAGCCGGATCGGGCCGTACAACGAGTTCCTGTACGTGTTCTTCAAGTGCCTGTCCATGGAGCGCATCGAGTACGTGGAGAACTACTACGACTCATGCCAGGACGACGGCCAGGACATCGAACTGGACGGCTGGCGGGTGCAGCGGCGCTGCCCCCATCTGCGCGCCGACCTCAGCCGGTTCGGGCAGATCGAGGGCGAGGTGCTCACCTGCACCCTGCACGGCTGGCGCTACGACCTGTCCACGGGCCGCTGTCTGACCTCGGACGGACACGACATCCGCGCGTCGCCCACGTCCTCCCCCGCCGCCGGGTCCTGA
- a CDS encoding CbtA family protein, which translates to MNSISVRALLVRGMLAGLAAALPALAVAYLLGEPRVDSAIAFEEAHSHEHGGAELVSRTMQSTAGLSTGVLVYGVAFGGIAALAVCVALGRIGRFGPRATAALVSLGALVAGYLVPFFKYPANPPAVGDPSTLDQRTTLYFLMVVLSVLLSVGAVILGKRLAPRLGNWNATVAASVAFIVAVGLAYAFLPSFNEVPEGFPATVLWQFRLAALTVQCTLWASFGLVFGHLAERLLAPRPTAEDQVAATGATGLATAERP; encoded by the coding sequence ATGAACTCCATATCCGTCCGGGCGTTGCTCGTCCGGGGCATGCTCGCGGGTCTCGCCGCCGCGCTGCCGGCGCTTGCCGTGGCCTATCTGCTCGGTGAGCCGCGCGTGGACTCGGCCATCGCGTTCGAGGAAGCGCACAGCCATGAGCACGGCGGCGCCGAGCTCGTCAGCCGCACCATGCAGTCCACCGCGGGGCTGAGCACCGGCGTGCTGGTCTACGGTGTCGCCTTCGGCGGCATCGCGGCCCTCGCGGTGTGCGTGGCCCTCGGCCGCATCGGCCGGTTCGGGCCGCGCGCCACCGCCGCGCTGGTGTCGCTCGGCGCGCTGGTGGCCGGCTATCTGGTGCCGTTCTTCAAATACCCCGCCAATCCGCCGGCGGTCGGCGATCCGAGCACCCTCGACCAGCGCACCACGCTGTACTTCCTGATGGTGGTGCTCAGTGTGCTGCTGTCCGTGGGCGCGGTCATCCTCGGCAAGCGGCTCGCGCCGAGGCTGGGCAACTGGAACGCCACGGTGGCCGCTTCGGTCGCCTTCATCGTGGCGGTGGGCCTGGCGTACGCCTTCCTGCCGTCGTTCAACGAGGTGCCCGAAGGGTTCCCGGCGACGGTGCTGTGGCAGTTCCGGCTGGCCGCCCTGACCGTCCAGTGCACTCTGTGGGCGTCGTTCGGCCTGGTCTTCGGGCACCTGGCCGAGCGGCTGCTCGCGCCGCGCCCCACGGCGGAGGACCAGGTGGCGGCCACGGGCGCCACCGGTCTGGCCACGGCGGAACGACCCTGA
- a CDS encoding CbtB domain-containing protein — translation MAQSAIPAPSAQPVPEITPISLKAIAPWALFFGLLMLILLYFIGAEQGATAVVSGEGVHEWVHDGRHLLGFPCH, via the coding sequence ATGGCACAGTCCGCCATTCCCGCACCCAGCGCTCAGCCGGTGCCGGAGATCACCCCCATCTCGCTGAAGGCCATCGCCCCGTGGGCGCTCTTCTTCGGCCTCCTCATGCTGATCCTCCTGTATTTCATCGGCGCCGAGCAGGGCGCCACCGCCGTCGTCTCCGGCGAGGGCGTGCACGAATGGGTCCACGACGGACGCCATTTGCTCGGCTTCCCCTGCCACTGA
- a CDS encoding histidine phosphatase family protein produces MVAPAVNAALRQVRFDDAPPDPAGVRRAEAAAAALPHHDTAFTAPSARCRGTARALGLDAAVTPELGDLDVGRWRGRSLDEVGQEAPEEVAAWLSDPAAAPHGGESLLELVERIGAWLETHRESAAPAEAPAPARERRLLAVVEPAVVRAALVHALGLPAPAFWRLDVAPLTATELSGRAGRWNLRCGHPLAGSAP; encoded by the coding sequence TTGGTCGCGCCCGCTGTCAACGCGGCGCTGCGGCAGGTGCGGTTCGACGACGCCCCGCCCGACCCGGCCGGGGTGCGCCGGGCCGAGGCGGCGGCCGCGGCGCTGCCCCACCATGACACGGCGTTCACCGCGCCCTCCGCGCGCTGCCGCGGTACCGCCCGGGCCCTGGGGCTCGACGCCGCCGTGACGCCTGAGCTGGGCGATCTCGACGTGGGCCGCTGGCGGGGCCGTTCACTGGACGAGGTGGGGCAGGAGGCGCCGGAGGAGGTCGCCGCATGGCTGTCCGATCCGGCCGCCGCGCCGCACGGCGGCGAGTCGCTGCTGGAGCTGGTGGAGCGGATCGGGGCCTGGCTGGAGACGCACCGGGAGAGCGCGGCACCGGCCGAAGCGCCCGCCCCCGCCCGCGAGAGGCGACTGCTCGCCGTCGTGGAACCGGCCGTGGTCCGGGCCGCGCTCGTGCACGCCCTCGGCCTTCCCGCGCCCGCGTTCTGGCGGCTGGACGTCGCCCCGCTGACGGCGACGGAGCTCAGCGGCCGTGCGGGCCGGTGGAATCTGCGCTGCGGACACCCGCTGGCGGGGAGCGCGCCGTAG
- a CDS encoding FG-GAP repeat domain-containing protein, which produces MASPTTRLRPVTATLCAAALALLTACGGGGGGGDDAKKGGDGAGKSTAAPVVTPTATAPVPRGKGSALPDDLNGDGRPELRIPLASGQELGSLRHVAYVYGAAKGVDPAVRTVLGRADLGLPTGAGWQERDAGEMHSATTADLDGDGFADVIATATKERDPAGTERVHITSQTLPFITWGGPEGPRRGAPATPVRLADVDDGLEIPRPLTVGDFNGDGHHDLAAVRQSGKDFHVMYGPFGRDGRAARTETYANPLGSGGQIAELYADAIDGDRPTDLVVHAQGDDDQMESALLTAGPDGLASTGRTLRKGNAIAFGDFDGDGKRDVAVADTGSRNDEPGYETEPADVSQSVSVYTKRAAGSTPSPIKIPALGGDVLAAADTDADGTDELAVSLRTGGTELLTIRPGAPGEIAHRRTLDRTVPARVDGRKVPKKQRAVRLFGAGDFDHDGKDEVVLAWGPDPLFALYGEKPQRFWMTDGARDKVVFTSAPYEKGAS; this is translated from the coding sequence ATGGCATCCCCCACCACCAGGCTCCGCCCCGTCACCGCCACCCTCTGCGCCGCCGCGCTGGCGCTGCTCACCGCGTGCGGCGGTGGCGGTGGCGGTGGAGACGATGCGAAGAAGGGCGGCGACGGGGCCGGGAAGAGCACGGCCGCACCCGTCGTCACGCCCACCGCGACCGCCCCCGTCCCCCGGGGCAAGGGCAGCGCGCTGCCGGACGACCTCAACGGCGACGGCCGCCCCGAGCTCAGAATCCCGCTCGCCTCCGGCCAGGAACTCGGCAGCCTGCGCCATGTCGCGTACGTGTACGGCGCGGCGAAGGGCGTCGACCCCGCCGTCCGCACCGTGCTCGGCCGCGCGGACCTCGGCCTGCCCACCGGCGCCGGATGGCAGGAGCGCGACGCGGGCGAGATGCACTCCGCGACCACCGCGGACCTCGACGGCGACGGCTTCGCCGATGTGATCGCCACCGCCACCAAGGAGCGCGATCCGGCCGGCACCGAGCGCGTTCACATCACCAGCCAGACGCTCCCCTTCATCACCTGGGGCGGCCCCGAGGGGCCGCGCCGGGGAGCCCCCGCCACTCCGGTGCGGCTGGCCGACGTCGACGACGGCCTGGAGATCCCACGGCCCCTGACGGTGGGTGACTTCAACGGGGACGGACACCACGATCTGGCCGCCGTGCGCCAGAGCGGCAAGGACTTCCACGTGATGTACGGCCCGTTCGGCCGCGACGGCAGGGCCGCCCGCACCGAGACGTACGCCAATCCGCTCGGGTCCGGTGGCCAGATCGCGGAGCTGTACGCCGACGCCATCGACGGTGACCGGCCCACCGACCTGGTGGTGCACGCCCAGGGCGACGACGACCAGATGGAGTCCGCGCTCCTCACGGCGGGCCCGGACGGCCTCGCCAGCACCGGCCGCACCCTCCGCAAGGGCAACGCCATCGCCTTCGGCGACTTCGACGGCGACGGGAAGCGGGATGTCGCGGTCGCCGACACCGGCAGCCGCAACGACGAACCGGGCTATGAGACCGAACCGGCGGACGTCAGCCAGTCGGTGAGCGTGTACACCAAGCGCGCGGCCGGATCGACCCCTTCGCCGATCAAAATCCCCGCCCTGGGCGGCGATGTCCTCGCCGCGGCCGACACCGACGCAGACGGCACCGATGAACTGGCCGTCTCGCTGCGCACCGGCGGCACCGAACTGCTGACGATCCGCCCGGGCGCCCCCGGCGAGATCGCCCACCGCCGCACCCTCGACCGCACCGTCCCGGCCCGCGTGGACGGCCGCAAGGTGCCGAAGAAGCAGCGCGCCGTCAGGCTCTTCGGCGCCGGGGACTTCGACCACGACGGCAAGGACGAGGTCGTGCTGGCCTGGGGGCCGGACCCGCTCTTCGCGCTCTACGGGGAGAAGCCGCAACGGTTCTGGATGACCGACGGCGCCCGTGACAAGGTGGTGTTCACGAGCGCCCCGTACGAGAAGGGCGCCTCCTGA
- a CDS encoding serine/threonine-protein kinase — protein sequence MGTTGGTSGDDRHEHGSERGSPHGSVLGGRYELRGRLGAGGMSLVWDAYDVARGRPVVVKELRPGGDPDPEAYRRWRERLRREIRVLAATVNQHLATIYDLGERDGRVWIVMERLDPRSLADRIREWDGRPYVPEVARIGLEVLRGLRALYAAGVAHRDVKPRNILFRPDGPAVLVDHLGLTFVDEDTVVGTPAYMAPERFTPSPHPAAAEAMLKADLWSLGVTLYEAVEGVVPFQGESVGELMSAVLNDPPRPMRYAGPLRPLIEGLLVKDPERRLTAEQAEALLRSLAWDEPRPAPPAQARAAPASAGAAPPAARASALSGGALVSVVVVLGILLALSGAVALPSLRPGSLDDVPGWVGLGCLGLLWLALAARGFASARQRDRRARWLDALRPDAAEAAAHRPAGPWQALREGYLASLAIPQPPVRRARRPVEREMERDMADFLTALGPPPPRSAAADPPSRPDRPGEAP from the coding sequence ATGGGGACGACCGGGGGAACATCCGGAGACGATCGGCACGAGCACGGCTCCGAGCGGGGATCGCCGCACGGGAGCGTGCTCGGCGGCCGGTACGAGCTGCGCGGGCGCCTGGGCGCGGGCGGGATGAGCCTGGTCTGGGACGCCTACGACGTGGCGCGCGGCCGCCCCGTCGTCGTCAAGGAGCTGCGCCCGGGCGGCGATCCGGACCCGGAGGCGTACCGGCGGTGGCGCGAACGGCTGCGCCGTGAGATCCGCGTCCTCGCCGCGACGGTGAATCAGCATCTGGCCACCATCTATGACCTGGGCGAGCGGGACGGCCGGGTCTGGATCGTCATGGAGCGCCTCGACCCGCGCTCGCTGGCGGACCGGATACGCGAGTGGGACGGACGGCCGTACGTGCCCGAGGTCGCCCGGATCGGCCTGGAGGTGCTGCGCGGGTTACGGGCGCTGTACGCGGCGGGGGTCGCCCATCGGGACGTCAAACCGCGCAATATCCTCTTCCGCCCGGACGGCCCCGCGGTGCTGGTGGACCATCTCGGCCTCACCTTCGTGGACGAGGACACGGTGGTCGGAACGCCCGCCTACATGGCGCCCGAGCGCTTCACGCCCTCGCCCCATCCGGCGGCCGCGGAAGCGATGCTCAAGGCGGATCTGTGGTCACTGGGCGTGACCCTGTACGAGGCCGTCGAGGGCGTCGTGCCGTTCCAGGGGGAGAGCGTGGGCGAGCTGATGAGCGCGGTGCTCAACGACCCGCCGCGGCCCATGAGATACGCGGGGCCGCTGCGGCCGTTGATCGAGGGTCTGCTGGTCAAGGACCCGGAACGGCGGCTGACGGCCGAACAGGCCGAGGCGCTGCTGCGCTCCCTGGCCTGGGATGAACCCAGGCCCGCCCCGCCCGCCCAGGCAAGGGCCGCCCCGGCCTCCGCGGGGGCCGCGCCACCGGCCGCCCGGGCGAGTGCGCTGAGCGGCGGAGCCCTCGTCTCGGTCGTCGTCGTGCTGGGGATCCTCCTCGCCCTGTCGGGGGCGGTGGCCCTGCCCTCACTGCGCCCCGGCTCCCTGGACGACGTTCCCGGATGGGTGGGGCTCGGCTGCCTCGGCCTGCTGTGGCTGGCGCTCGCGGCGCGCGGCTTCGCGTCGGCCAGACAGCGGGACCGCCGGGCCCGGTGGCTCGACGCCCTGCGCCCGGATGCCGCGGAGGCGGCCGCCCACCGGCCCGCCGGGCCCTGGCAGGCGCTGCGCGAGGGATATCTGGCGTCCCTGGCGATCCCTCAGCCCCCGGTGCGGCGGGCGCGACGTCCGGTGGAGCGAGAGATGGAGCGGGACATGGCCGACTTCCTCACCGCCCTCGGTCCGCCTCCGCCACGGTCCGCGGCCGCCGATCCCCCATCCCGTCCGGACCGTCCGGGGGAGGCGCCGTGA
- a CDS encoding S1 family peptidase, whose amino-acid sequence MKHMRRGVRRVVRFAAVGALVCGGVMVSQAVPGGSAHGTTGSDGSRALTARQTDDVGGRLVSALGTSRTAGNWIGADGRPVVAVTDDTAAGEVSRAGATAKRVRYSMKQLDSATEKLRSAPRVAGTAWLVDPKSNQVVLVGDSTVSTARWSRMKDLAAEVGDAVRTQRTTDSFTTRTAGASPMFTNGSRCSAGFNVTNGQTGFILTAGHCGPPGTPWFTDGTGRTKIGTTVQTSFPGNDFSLVRYDNTSLDQRSVLSVGGGQEVRVTGVADPVVGQEVFRSGSTTGLRSGKVTGLNATVNYPEGTVTGLVQATVCAEPGDSGGPLFAQGVALGVTSGGSGDCTKGGVTFFQPVTKALSALGVSIPGAKAQSANPSIASGGQTGAGPGTSGIDDGVSTLDDVVAYAQSLGPGLVVIVVGFAGLLSTLAIRPRSRRYRRYPAGWG is encoded by the coding sequence GTGAAGCACATGCGGCGAGGAGTGCGCCGGGTCGTGCGGTTCGCGGCTGTCGGGGCACTGGTCTGTGGCGGGGTGATGGTCTCGCAGGCCGTGCCGGGCGGATCGGCCCACGGGACGACCGGAAGTGACGGTTCGAGAGCCCTGACCGCGCGCCAGACCGACGATGTGGGCGGCCGGCTGGTGTCCGCGCTCGGCACCTCCCGTACGGCGGGCAACTGGATCGGCGCCGACGGCCGTCCGGTGGTCGCGGTGACGGACGACACGGCGGCGGGCGAGGTCAGCCGGGCCGGGGCCACCGCCAAACGGGTGCGGTACAGCATGAAGCAGCTGGACTCCGCGACCGAGAAACTGCGCTCGGCGCCCCGGGTGGCGGGCACCGCGTGGCTGGTGGACCCCAAGTCCAACCAGGTCGTACTGGTCGGCGACAGCACCGTCTCCACCGCCCGCTGGTCGAGGATGAAGGACCTCGCGGCGGAGGTGGGGGACGCGGTGCGCACCCAGCGGACGACGGACTCCTTCACCACCAGAACCGCCGGCGCCTCCCCGATGTTCACCAACGGCAGCCGCTGCTCGGCCGGTTTCAACGTCACCAACGGCCAGACCGGTTTCATCCTGACGGCGGGGCACTGCGGTCCCCCCGGCACCCCCTGGTTCACCGACGGCACCGGCCGCACCAAAATCGGTACTACGGTCCAGACCAGCTTCCCCGGCAACGACTTCTCGCTGGTGCGGTACGACAACACCTCGCTGGACCAGCGCAGTGTGCTGAGTGTCGGTGGCGGCCAGGAGGTGCGGGTCACCGGCGTGGCCGACCCCGTCGTGGGCCAGGAGGTGTTCCGCAGCGGCAGCACCACCGGGCTGCGCTCGGGCAAGGTGACCGGGCTCAACGCGACGGTCAACTACCCCGAGGGCACGGTCACCGGGCTGGTCCAGGCCACCGTGTGCGCCGAGCCCGGCGACAGCGGCGGGCCGCTCTTCGCCCAGGGCGTGGCGCTCGGCGTGACCTCCGGCGGCAGTGGCGACTGCACCAAGGGCGGGGTGACCTTCTTCCAGCCCGTGACCAAGGCGCTGAGCGCGCTCGGGGTGAGCATCCCGGGCGCCAAGGCCCAGAGCGCCAACCCGTCCATCGCCTCCGGCGGCCAGACGGGCGCCGGGCCCGGCACCTCGGGGATCGACGACGGCGTCTCGACGCTCGACGACGTCGTGGCCTACGCCCAGAGCCTCGGCCCCGGCCTGGTGGTCATCGTGGTGGGGTTCGCCGGTCTGCTGTCCACGCTGGCCATCCGGCCCAGGAGCCGCCGCTACCGCCGCTATCCCGCCGGCTGGGGATGA